In Crassostrea angulata isolate pt1a10 chromosome 6, ASM2561291v2, whole genome shotgun sequence, a genomic segment contains:
- the LOC128188734 gene encoding small conductance calcium-activated potassium channel protein 2-like yields the protein MSGYDCDNPNLPLCINDGLKMKYMGNTETKETPNVSRTSWPKTEAKLSLGQKIEYRRELLHRRRRIVDTEFTLAMIGIVLMVVETELFISYGMEKVSIASIVLKTIISVTTVILLFCICLNYYTGAKIKMVDAGLKEWYMATSYWHWFGLVLELLICSIHPIPGNIQLPYASPDGVRRTVSLDAVLSIVMVARLYLVAKFAVVHSVLLTDTSIYSIGALSKVKINTLFVFRAAMRNRPGQLLLMVMVSTFVVNTWAMRACELYYERGNYHKNSYLESMWLVAITFLTVGYGDRTPQSYCGRYISIVTGCMGVITTALLVAIIARYLQQTRSEKYVFNFVSRLQIENRKKTAAANAVKAVLRLHILRRYGDEFKGEIRKYEDKLKTSLNEIRCAREDKKVIGDDAVGIVDVAHTVDKIMNELDRKFADDKQNRERLQIIDHRLDAMETKLEKLCDMMSTISR from the coding sequence ATGAGCGGGTACGACTGTGACAACCCTAATCTTCCGCTCTGTATCAACGACGGCCTCAAAATGAAGTACATGGGAAATACTGAGACAAAAGAGACGCCCAATGTGAGTAGAACTTCATGGCCTAAAACTGAAGCTAAACTCTCTCTTGGGCAGAAGATTGAATATAGGAGGGAACTACTTCACAGGCGGCGGCGCATCGTGGATACTGAGTTTACCCTGGCCATGATCGGCATAGTCTTAATGGTGGTAGAGACAGAGCTATTTATCAGTTATGGCATGGAAAAAGTAAGCATAGCATCCATCGTATTGAAAACGATAATATCAGTCACCACGGTAATCTTACTGTTTTGTATATGTCTAAACTATTACACGGGAGCCAAAATAAAGATGGTCGACGCAGGTTTGAAGGAATGGTACATGGCGACATCCTATTGGCATTGGTTTGGGTTGGTCCTAGAGTTACTTATTTGCAGCATCCATCCCATTCCGGGAAACATACAGTTACCCTACGCGTCACCTGACGGGGTCCGTCGGACAGTCAGTCTGGACGCTGTGCTGTCCATCGTAATGGTGGCCCGCCTCTATTTGGTGGCCAAGTTCGCAGTGGTACACAGCGTTCTACTGACGGATACCTCCATATACAGTATAGGAGCCCTCAGTAAAGTCAAGATCAACACGCTGTTTGTCTTCCGGGCCGCCATGAGAAATCGTCCAGGGCAGCTTTTACTTATGGTCATGGTTTCGACGTTTGTCGTCAATACTTGGGCGATGAGAGCATGTGAGCTGTACTACGAACGAGGGAACTATCACAAAAATTCGTACTTGGAATCCATGTGGTTGGTCGCCATTACTTTTTTGACTGTGGGTTACGGTGACAGAACACCACAGAGTTATTGTGGAAGGTACATCTCCATAGTAACTGGTTGCATGGGTGTTATAACTACCGCTTTACTGGTAGCCATCATAGCAAGGTATCTTCAGCAGACCAGATCTGAGaaatatgtgtttaattttgtgTCACGTCTGCAGATTGAAAATCGGAAGAAAACAGCAGCCGCAAATGCAGTGAAAGCGGTACTGAGACTTCATATTCTGAGACGTTATGGAGACGAGTTCAAAGGTGAAATAAGGAAATACGAAGATAAATTGAAAACTTCTTTAAACGAAATAAGATGTGCTAGAGAAGACAAGAAGGTAATAGGTGATGATGCTGTTGGCATTGTTGATGTTGCCCATACTGTTGATAAAATCATGAATGAGCTTGACCGGAAGTTCGCAGACGACAAGCAGAATCGAGAGCGTTTGCAGATCATTGACCATCGACTGGACGCCATGGAAACAAAGTTAGAAAAATTGTGTGACATGATGTCAACAATCTCTAGATAA
- the LOC128189343 gene encoding small conductance calcium-activated potassium channel protein 2-like, with protein sequence MIKFIQVGFCDVNIYIYFLKDCKICYYLHVIRDDSRAISTDQSTVSRCFSNPQLVSFCTTIHLTGVELLCELLNSFNHKKMSDPQRTPLNAGNFRKKYTESVKTEKDNVLEKGTLSLAQKLELRLDLMTCRRRVVDMEFALAMIGIILMVFEAELYINQKISKLGFYSLMLKCLISLFTVFLLIFICAEYYVSAKIRALDSNIQSVLSVMTFRQWMYLVLELVVCSIHPFPGNIKFEYSSTQGVIHSVSIDAILSIVMLGRLYLVCHFAVVHSNMVTDTFIYSIGMISKTKINTTFVIKALISKRPGFLLIVVMVTTVIVNTWAYRACELYFDRNKYKKNSIFESLWIITMVFLSSDHGDVLPESYCGRFVAVVTAVMGLITSSLLIAIIAQQIEHTRSEKHVFAFASRVQTSCKKKSAAADAIKSFFKLTVLIKSGKAGYREISRLKDKVKQSLKVMRTTREEMMDIYDDTVGVVDVAEVTWRVEQRVSVLESRFNSLEEKIDLILSKLER encoded by the coding sequence ATGATAAAATTTATACAGGTTGGTTTTTGTGatgtcaatatttatatatattttctcaaGGACTGTAAAATATGTTACTATTTACATGTTATACGTGATGACTCACGTGCAATAAGTACCGATCAATCAACAGTATCTAGATGTTTTTCAAACCCACAGCTTGTTTCCTTTTGTACTACCATCCACCTGACAGGTGTTGAATTACTGTGCGAGTTACTCAACAGTTTCAACCATAAAAAAATGTCAGACCCACAGAGGACTCCCTTGAACGCAGGAAACTTCCGGAAAAAATATACAGAGTCTGTAAAAACGGAAAAAGATAATGTACTCGAGAAAGGGACTCTGTCTTTGGCTCAGAAACTGGAGTTAAGACTTGACTTGATGACGTGTAGACGTCGGGTAGTAGACATGGAATTCGCCCTGGCGATGATTGGGATCATCCTGATGGTTTTTGAGGCGGAGTTGTACATTAACCAGAAAATCTCCAAACTCGGCTTTTATTCTCTCATGCTGAAGTGTTTAATCTCGTTGTTTACGGTGTTTCTCCTGATTTTTATTTGTGCAGAATATTATGTTTCTGCAAAAATCAGAGCGCTGGATTCAAACATCCAAAGCGTTCTGTCGGTGATGACATTTCGTCAGTGGATGTATTTAGTTTTAGAATTAGTCGTCTGCTCCATCCACCCGTTTCCTGGAAATATCAAGTTTGAATATTCTTCAACGCAAGGTGTTATCCATTCCGTGAGCATTGATGCGATCCTGTCCATAGTGATGCTGGGCCGCTTATATCTCGTTTGTCATTTTGCAGTGGTCCATAGCAATATGGTGACGGACACCTTTATTTACAGCATTGGAATGAtaagcaaaacaaaaataaacaccaCTTTTGTGATCAAAGCTCTGATCAGCAAGAGGCCAGGGTTCCTCCTCATAGTTGTTATGGTAACCACGGTCATTGTGAATACTTGGGCCTACAGAGCGTGCGAGTTGTATTTTGACCGGAACAAGTACAAGAAGAACTCCATCTTTGAATCCCTGTGGATCATTACGATGGTGTTTTTGTCTTCGGACCACGGTGATGTTTTGCCGGAGAGCTACTGTGGTAGGTTTGTTGCTGTCGTGACCGCTGTCATGGGATTAATCACTTCTTCTCTTTTAATTGCAATAATAGCACAGCAAATCGAACACACCCGAAGCGAGAAACACGTGTTTGCCTTTGCGTCACGTGTTCAAACTTCTTGCAAAAAGAAATCCGCCGCTGCGGACGCCATAAAATCGTTCTTTAAGTTAACTGTTTTGATAAAGTCTGGCAAAGCAGGTTATCGTGAAATTTCCAGACTTAAGGATAAGGTGAAACAGAGCCTGAAGGTGATGAGGACGACGAGGGAGGAGATGATGGACATCTATGACGACACAGTGGGCGTGGTCGATGTGGCGGAGGTCACGTGGCGTGTTGAACAGAGAGTCAGTGTTCTCGAAAGTAGATTTAATTCATTGGAGGAGAAAATAGATTTAATATTGTCAAAACTTGAAAGATAG